In a genomic window of Nodosilinea sp. E11:
- a CDS encoding transposase codes for MPRRDLPFQPGHYYHLYNRGNDRNLIFFERENYLHFLRLIRRYLIEQALDVVAYCLMPNHYHLLVQCKTNAVSGAMMRLSVAYTKAMNRRYNRVGVVFQGQFQAIAVDSDEYLYHLTRYIHLNPVKAGLVAYPQDWEFSSYLDYAGLRSGTLPKREVVRQQLTSEAAYQAFLKPDDRHLPAMTQDFATNLKALMLDE; via the coding sequence ATGCCGCGTCGAGATCTCCCGTTCCAGCCAGGGCATTACTACCATCTTTACAATCGCGGCAACGATCGCAACCTCATCTTCTTTGAGCGAGAAAACTATCTGCACTTTTTGCGGTTGATCCGCCGCTATTTAATTGAGCAGGCGCTGGATGTGGTGGCCTATTGCCTGATGCCGAATCACTATCATTTGCTGGTGCAGTGTAAAACCAATGCCGTGTCTGGGGCGATGATGCGGTTATCGGTGGCCTACACCAAAGCGATGAACCGACGCTACAACCGGGTGGGGGTTGTGTTTCAGGGCCAGTTTCAGGCGATTGCGGTGGATAGTGACGAGTATCTGTATCATCTGACCCGATATATTCACCTGAATCCGGTGAAAGCTGGGCTGGTAGCCTATCCCCAGGATTGGGAGTTTTCTAGCTATCTGGACTATGCGGGGCTGCGATCGGGCACCTTACCGAAGCGGGAGGTTGTCCGGCAGCAGTTGACATCTGAAGCCGCATATCAAGCGTTTCTGAAGCCCGATGATCGGCATCTTCCGGCCATGACCCAAGATTTTGCCACGAACCTGAAAGCCCTCATGTTGGATGAGTAG
- a CDS encoding histidine phosphatase family protein produces MPLHLYLLRHGETESSQTGTYCGFSDVNLTAEGQAMAQAFADKYQHLPWQAVYASPLKRTMATATPFCEATGHTMQLRDGLKEMYFGEWEGKTHDEVYQQYGDDYLRWLAEPAWNPPTGGETGVQVASRAALVVAEIEANHTEGNVLIVSHKTTTRLILCNLLGIDGGRYRDRIDLPVASVSIVRFDKYGPMLVKHGDRSHLPEELDARPGT; encoded by the coding sequence ATGCCCCTCCACCTTTACCTGCTGCGCCACGGCGAAACTGAATCGAGCCAGACCGGCACCTACTGCGGCTTTTCGGATGTAAACCTGACTGCTGAAGGTCAGGCCATGGCCCAAGCCTTTGCCGACAAGTATCAACATCTCCCCTGGCAAGCGGTCTATGCCAGCCCCCTGAAGCGCACCATGGCCACCGCCACCCCCTTTTGTGAGGCCACGGGCCACACCATGCAGCTGCGGGACGGCCTTAAGGAAATGTACTTCGGTGAGTGGGAGGGTAAAACCCACGACGAGGTGTATCAACAGTACGGCGATGACTACCTGAGATGGCTAGCTGAGCCGGCCTGGAATCCGCCCACGGGTGGCGAGACGGGAGTGCAGGTGGCCAGCCGCGCTGCACTGGTGGTGGCTGAGATCGAGGCCAACCATACCGAGGGCAATGTGCTGATTGTGTCCCACAAGACGACGACTCGGCTGATTCTCTGCAATCTTTTGGGCATTGACGGTGGTCGGTACCGCGATCGCATCGATCTGCCCGTAGCCTCGGTCAGCATCGTGCGCTTCGACAAGTATGGCCCCATGCTGGTCAAACACGGCGATCGCTCCCACCTGCCGGAGGAGTTAGACGCGAGGCCAGGAACCTAG
- a CDS encoding acetate kinase, which yields MKIFVLNAGSSSHKSCLFDLSQGNAIGQINRPLWQAALDWTHAEGSVELTASKSGGEAVTQVLPLTDKAEGLQALVQTLVQGPTKVLDDLSEIVAVGHRVVHGGRDYQQPVVIDAGVKETIRQLISLAPAHNLANLQGIEAMEHLLGEVPQVAVFDTAFHASMPEAAATYPGPYDWVEQGIRRYGFHGISHQYVAQRAAQMLGQNLEDLKMLTCHLGNGCSLAAVKGGISVDTTMGFTPLDGLMMGSRSGSVDPGILIYLMRQEGCGVDHLDHLLNKTSGLKGLSGLSNDLRVVVEAMEQGNTQAQLAVDVFIHRLRREMGSMIASLGGLDAVVFTAGIGENSPLVWQRACEGFDFLGLKLKDDLERAKDDQDIAAADSRVRVLVIHTQEEGAIAQACHALLQ from the coding sequence ATGAAGATCTTCGTGCTCAACGCTGGGTCGAGTAGCCACAAAAGCTGCCTGTTTGACCTTAGCCAGGGGAATGCCATAGGCCAGATCAACCGCCCCCTCTGGCAGGCGGCCTTAGACTGGACCCACGCTGAGGGCAGCGTAGAACTGACCGCCTCTAAATCTGGAGGAGAGGCGGTCACGCAGGTGCTGCCTCTGACTGACAAGGCTGAGGGGCTACAGGCGCTGGTGCAGACGCTGGTGCAAGGGCCAACCAAAGTTCTCGACGATCTTTCAGAGATTGTGGCGGTGGGGCATCGAGTGGTGCACGGCGGTCGCGACTATCAACAGCCGGTGGTGATAGATGCTGGGGTAAAAGAGACGATTCGCCAGTTGATCTCCCTAGCACCGGCCCATAACCTGGCCAATCTGCAAGGCATTGAGGCGATGGAGCACCTTTTGGGCGAGGTGCCCCAGGTGGCGGTGTTTGATACCGCTTTTCACGCGTCCATGCCCGAGGCGGCGGCCACCTACCCCGGCCCCTACGATTGGGTTGAGCAGGGTATTCGCCGCTATGGGTTCCACGGCATTAGCCATCAATACGTGGCCCAGCGAGCCGCACAGATGCTAGGCCAAAACCTAGAAGATCTAAAAATGCTTACCTGCCACCTGGGCAATGGCTGCTCGCTGGCGGCGGTCAAGGGTGGCATCAGCGTTGATACGACGATGGGGTTTACGCCGCTGGATGGGCTGATGATGGGCAGTCGCTCGGGCAGCGTGGACCCCGGTATTTTGATCTATCTGATGCGCCAGGAGGGCTGTGGGGTTGACCACCTCGACCACCTGTTGAACAAAACCTCTGGTCTAAAGGGTCTGTCTGGGCTGTCTAACGATCTGCGGGTCGTGGTAGAGGCGATGGAGCAAGGCAATACCCAGGCGCAGCTAGCCGTGGATGTGTTTATTCACCGACTGCGCCGGGAAATGGGCAGTATGATCGCCAGTTTAGGTGGGCTGGATGCGGTGGTATTTACGGCGGGCATTGGTGAGAATAGCCCCCTGGTGTGGCAGCGGGCCTGTGAGGGGTTTGATTTTTTGGGGCTAAAACTTAAGGATGACCTGGAGAGAGCCAAGGACGATCAAGATATTGCGGCGGCAGATTCGCGGGTGCGGGTGCTGGTGATTCATACCCAGGAGGAGGGGGCGATCGCCCAGGCCTGCCATGCGCTTTTGCAATAG
- a CDS encoding O-acetyl-ADP-ribose deacetylase, which translates to MSIPDVWGQMLVLQGDITSQGVDAIANAANESLLGGGGVDGAIHQAAGPELLAECRQLGGCQTGQAKITRGYNLAAQWVIHTVGPVWHGGHHHEDELLADCYRNSLALAQEYGLRTLAFPAISTGVYGFPLERAAQIAIATVKATLDQASTLEQVRFVCFSDRAYQVYQSVLANSRNHNSNP; encoded by the coding sequence ATGTCTATTCCTGATGTGTGGGGCCAGATGCTTGTGCTGCAGGGCGATATTACAAGTCAGGGGGTCGATGCGATCGCAAATGCGGCCAATGAGTCGTTGCTAGGTGGTGGCGGGGTCGATGGGGCCATCCATCAGGCTGCGGGGCCAGAACTGTTGGCCGAGTGCCGTCAGTTGGGCGGCTGCCAGACTGGGCAGGCCAAAATTACTCGTGGTTATAACCTAGCGGCCCAGTGGGTGATCCACACGGTGGGGCCAGTGTGGCACGGGGGGCACCACCACGAAGATGAGCTATTGGCCGACTGTTACCGCAACAGCCTAGCCCTAGCCCAGGAGTATGGCCTTCGCACCCTGGCGTTTCCGGCCATTAGTACTGGCGTCTATGGCTTTCCGCTAGAGCGGGCGGCTCAGATTGCGATCGCAACCGTCAAAGCCACTCTAGATCAGGCCTCGACCCTTGAGCAGGTCAGGTTTGTCTGCTTTAGCGATCGCGCTTACCAGGTCTATCAGTCGGTGCTAGCCAACAGTCGTAACCACAACTCCAACCCCTAA
- a CDS encoding alpha/beta hydrolase gives MFIPPGFASRSITTQYGRMVYYTPHSEPWENLSEPKEKETLVFLHGFGGGSSAYEWSKVYPAFAADYRVLAPDLIGWGRSDHPVRDYRVDDYIAIITEFMEQTCSGPTTVIASALTAAFTVRAAINRPELFKSLIVTTLAGLAEFGQDYRRSGFAQFAQFVSLPILSQLLYNTGVANNVGIRSFLEQRQFAQPERIYPEIVEAYLQSAQQDNAEYAALAFVRGDLCFDLSQYISHLTVPTAIIWGKGSEFTGPEIGRQLMAINPQAIRIFYQFDDVGFTPQLELPGVTIGLIRKFLPQLDTSATAPDSAVTALPA, from the coding sequence ATGTTTATTCCACCCGGTTTTGCCAGTCGCTCCATTACAACCCAATATGGCCGTATGGTTTACTACACCCCCCACAGCGAACCCTGGGAAAATCTAAGTGAACCAAAAGAGAAAGAAACGTTGGTATTTCTCCACGGTTTCGGGGGTGGTTCTTCGGCCTATGAATGGTCTAAGGTTTATCCTGCCTTTGCCGCAGACTATCGAGTTTTAGCCCCCGATCTAATTGGCTGGGGTCGCTCCGATCACCCAGTGCGAGACTATCGGGTAGACGACTACATTGCCATCATCACCGAATTTATGGAGCAGACCTGTAGCGGGCCGACTACGGTCATTGCCTCGGCGCTGACCGCTGCCTTTACGGTGCGTGCAGCCATTAACCGACCTGAGTTATTCAAATCATTGATCGTCACGACCCTGGCTGGGTTAGCAGAGTTTGGCCAAGACTATCGCCGCAGTGGGTTCGCCCAATTTGCTCAGTTTGTCAGTTTGCCGATTCTGAGTCAGCTGCTCTACAACACTGGCGTGGCCAATAACGTTGGCATTCGCAGCTTTTTAGAACAGCGGCAGTTTGCTCAGCCAGAGCGAATTTATCCAGAAATTGTTGAAGCGTACTTGCAGTCGGCCCAGCAAGACAATGCTGAGTATGCGGCCCTGGCCTTTGTGCGAGGCGACCTGTGTTTTGATCTGTCGCAGTATATCAGTCACCTTACGGTGCCGACGGCGATAATTTGGGGCAAGGGCTCTGAGTTTACTGGCCCAGAAATTGGCCGTCAATTAATGGCGATCAATCCCCAGGCAATTCGAATTTTCTATCAGTTCGACGATGTGGGCTTTACCCCTCAGTTAGAGCTGCCTGGAGTCACTATTGGTTTGATTCGCAAGTTTTTGCCCCAGCTTGATACCAGTGCTACAGCCCCAGATTCAGCGGTAACCGCCTTGCCTGCTTGA
- the trpS gene encoding tryptophan--tRNA ligase, which produces MAKQRILSGIQPTGNLHLGNYLGAIRNWVDLQEEYDAFLFMADLHAITVPHDPTRLAEDTYKVAATYIACGIDPEKATIFVQSHVSAHAELAWLFNCITPLNWLERMIQFKEKAIKQGENVSIGLLDYPVLQSADILLYEPDLVPVGEDQKQHLELTRDIAARLNFQFGSEEHPVLKVPEPMIRAEGARVMSLTDGTKKMSKSDPSDQSRIDLTDPPEVILKKVKRAKTDPERGLWFDDPARPECNNLLTLYTVLSGQTKAAVAAECKEMGWGQFKPLLAETAVAALAPIQARYAELMGDRGYLESILKAGGEKARARANQTLDRVKTALGYSKPL; this is translated from the coding sequence ATGGCCAAACAGCGCATTCTTTCAGGCATTCAGCCAACGGGCAACCTGCACCTAGGCAACTATCTGGGGGCGATTCGCAACTGGGTTGACCTACAAGAAGAATATGACGCCTTTCTCTTTATGGCCGACCTGCACGCGATTACTGTGCCCCATGATCCCACTCGGCTAGCTGAAGACACCTATAAGGTGGCGGCCACCTACATTGCCTGTGGCATTGACCCTGAGAAGGCGACGATCTTTGTGCAGTCCCATGTGTCGGCCCATGCTGAGTTGGCCTGGCTGTTTAACTGCATCACGCCGCTCAACTGGTTAGAGCGGATGATTCAGTTCAAAGAAAAGGCGATTAAGCAGGGAGAAAACGTCAGCATTGGCCTGCTCGATTACCCGGTGCTGCAATCGGCAGATATTTTGCTCTACGAACCCGATCTGGTGCCCGTGGGCGAAGACCAAAAGCAGCACCTGGAGCTAACTCGCGACATTGCTGCCCGACTCAACTTTCAGTTTGGCAGCGAAGAGCACCCGGTGCTAAAAGTTCCCGAGCCGATGATCCGCGCCGAAGGGGCCAGGGTGATGAGTCTGACCGACGGCACTAAAAAAATGTCGAAGTCAGACCCCTCTGACCAAAGCCGCATCGACCTCACCGATCCGCCGGAGGTGATTCTCAAAAAGGTTAAGCGGGCTAAGACTGACCCCGAGCGGGGGCTGTGGTTTGACGACCCGGCCCGCCCCGAGTGCAATAACCTGCTGACCCTCTATACCGTGCTGTCGGGGCAGACTAAAGCGGCAGTGGCGGCAGAGTGTAAGGAGATGGGCTGGGGTCAGTTTAAGCCCCTGCTGGCCGAGACGGCGGTGGCGGCTCTGGCTCCGATTCAGGCTCGTTATGCCGAGCTGATGGGCGATCGCGGCTACCTAGAGAGCATTCTTAAAGCCGGTGGTGAAAAGGCTCGCGCTAGGGCCAATCAAACCCTAGATCGGGTGAAAACAGCCCTGGGCTACTCTAAGCCGCTGTAG
- a CDS encoding methylenetetrahydrofolate reductase, with protein MTFAPLGYRLRTAASAGQFLVTAEVMPPKGGNPEHMLAMGQRLKGRVHAVNITDGSRAVMRMSSWAAAVLLQQQGIEAVCQVACRDRNRIALQADLMGAYALGLRNILALTGDPVKAGDHPEARAVFDLESVRLLKLLGQLNGGVDSHDKPLNDGALDLFAGAAIDPQSPSWSGLQRRFEAKVKAGAQFFQSQLITDFDRLAKFMDQVAADYNRPVLAGIFLLKSAKNANFINRNVPGAHIPQAIVDRLAAASDPLQEGVQIAAEQVQAARQICQGVHLMAVRREDLIPQILDQGGVAPVDVALTQQ; from the coding sequence TTGACTTTTGCACCGTTGGGTTATCGGCTGCGCACGGCGGCCAGTGCGGGCCAGTTTTTGGTCACCGCCGAGGTGATGCCACCGAAGGGGGGCAACCCCGAGCACATGCTGGCCATGGGGCAGAGGCTGAAGGGCCGGGTGCACGCCGTCAACATTACCGACGGCAGCCGTGCGGTGATGCGGATGTCGTCGTGGGCGGCGGCGGTGCTGCTGCAACAGCAGGGCATTGAGGCGGTGTGTCAGGTGGCCTGCCGCGATCGCAACCGCATTGCCCTCCAGGCCGATCTGATGGGGGCCTATGCCCTAGGTCTGCGCAATATTCTTGCCCTTACTGGCGACCCGGTCAAAGCGGGCGACCACCCCGAGGCGCGGGCGGTGTTTGATCTAGAGTCGGTGCGGCTGCTCAAGCTGTTGGGCCAGCTCAACGGTGGGGTCGATAGCCACGATAAGCCCCTCAACGACGGTGCCCTCGATCTGTTCGCCGGAGCGGCTATTGACCCGCAGTCGCCCAGCTGGTCGGGGTTACAGCGGCGGTTTGAAGCCAAGGTCAAGGCCGGGGCACAGTTTTTCCAGAGCCAGCTGATCACCGACTTTGACCGTCTGGCCAAATTTATGGATCAAGTCGCCGCAGACTATAACCGCCCCGTCCTGGCCGGCATTTTCTTGCTCAAGTCGGCCAAAAACGCCAATTTCATCAACCGCAACGTGCCCGGTGCCCACATTCCCCAGGCCATTGTCGATCGTCTGGCCGCCGCCAGTGACCCACTGCAAGAGGGCGTGCAGATTGCCGCTGAGCAGGTGCAGGCGGCCCGCCAGATCTGCCAGGGCGTACACCTGATGGCGGTGCGCCGCGAAGATCTAATTCCCCAGATTCTCGACCAGGGGGGCGTGGCCCCAGTGGATGTGGCCCTAACCCAGCAATAG
- a CDS encoding cytochrome P450, which yields MPALPGSKTPFWRRAPKLILRPLEYFEDNYRRYGSVFKVGEGPPPSIYVADPAVIQGIFQADSSYFHIPPQGMGSGLTFMLGDNSLLLIDGVRHRRHRKLLMPPFHGDRMRAYGDTICTLSQQVMADWQPGSAFDLRAAMQEITLRVILKAVFGLGEGDRYERLRQLLSTLLEGLGTPLSAFFIFFPGLQKDWGPLSPWGRFVRIKAEIDALIYAEIEERRVPAGALRESQPQAGRTDILSLMMAARDDQGQPLSDGELHDELMTLLIAGHETTASALTWALYWVHWLPEVGNQIRQALDHLGPDPDPLAVASQPYLNALCQETLRIYPVAPTTGIRILSQPLTVAGYEFPAGAALFLNIYLVHHREDLYPDPDRFRPERFLERQYSPYEYFPFGGGHRSCIGSAFALMEMKLVLATVLRQWRLELPASHQKPLRPVRRGLTLAPPGHLRLVPLAQRVPQPEALLLG from the coding sequence ATGCCTGCTCTTCCCGGTTCTAAGACGCCCTTTTGGCGGCGCGCCCCCAAGCTGATTTTGCGCCCGCTGGAGTATTTTGAAGACAACTACCGCCGCTACGGCTCGGTGTTTAAGGTGGGCGAAGGACCACCGCCGTCCATCTATGTGGCCGACCCAGCGGTAATTCAAGGCATTTTTCAGGCTGACAGCAGCTATTTTCACATTCCTCCCCAAGGCATGGGCAGCGGGTTGACCTTTATGCTGGGCGACAATTCGCTGCTGCTGATCGATGGGGTGCGCCACCGTCGCCACCGAAAGCTGCTAATGCCGCCGTTTCACGGCGATCGCATGCGGGCCTACGGCGACACCATCTGCACTCTAAGCCAGCAGGTGATGGCCGACTGGCAGCCGGGTAGCGCTTTTGACCTGCGAGCGGCGATGCAGGAGATTACCCTGCGGGTGATTCTCAAGGCGGTGTTTGGGCTGGGAGAGGGCGATCGCTACGAGCGCCTGCGACAGCTGCTCAGCACCCTGCTAGAGGGCTTGGGCACACCCCTGAGCGCCTTTTTTATCTTCTTTCCGGGGCTGCAAAAAGACTGGGGGCCGCTCAGCCCCTGGGGTCGGTTTGTGCGGATCAAGGCTGAAATTGACGCGCTGATCTATGCCGAGATAGAAGAGCGGCGTGTCCCGGCGGGAGCGCTACGCGAATCGCAGCCCCAGGCGGGTCGCACCGACATTCTCTCGCTGATGATGGCCGCCCGCGACGACCAGGGTCAGCCCCTCAGCGACGGCGAACTCCACGATGAGCTGATGACCCTGCTGATTGCCGGCCACGAAACCACCGCCTCGGCTCTGACCTGGGCACTGTACTGGGTGCACTGGCTGCCTGAGGTGGGCAATCAAATCCGTCAAGCGCTCGATCACCTGGGTCCCGACCCCGACCCGCTGGCCGTTGCCAGCCAGCCCTACCTCAATGCCCTCTGCCAGGAGACCCTGCGAATATATCCGGTGGCACCCACCACCGGCATTCGCATTCTGAGTCAGCCGCTGACGGTGGCGGGCTACGAGTTCCCCGCCGGGGCAGCGCTGTTTCTGAATATTTACCTAGTGCACCACCGGGAGGATCTATACCCTGATCCCGATCGCTTTCGCCCCGAGCGGTTTTTAGAGCGGCAGTACTCGCCCTACGAGTATTTTCCCTTCGGCGGCGGGCACCGCAGCTGCATTGGCTCGGCCTTTGCCCTGATGGAAATGAAGCTGGTGTTGGCCACGGTGCTGCGCCAGTGGAGGTTGGAGCTGCCTGCGAGCCACCAAAAACCGCTGCGCCCGGTGCGGCGCGGGCTGACCCTGGCCCCGCCGGGTCACCTTCGCTTGGTGCCCCTGGCCCAGCGAGTGCCACAGCCCGAGGCGCTATTGCTGGGTTAG
- a CDS encoding DUF2301 domain-containing membrane protein: MDSAANQAPAVYAGQFGDYTITKGDRRGVVLYRAGLGVAAVAFGIGSAIALFFSQNPTLVQAISPLYTVFWLGLGLSLATIHIYLVPLHRLLQVFWLGGGVATLVLSHGIDGPLAQTVIAQPQVLWGIGLTFVALTGIFFKEAFCFDRLETKLLTPLVPLLLLGHLFGWLPLAIKQGLLGAWALLFLVFALRKAVQPIVPDIGDKSVFEYLKQQRTAQG; the protein is encoded by the coding sequence ATGGACAGTGCGGCGAACCAAGCTCCAGCAGTTTACGCCGGACAGTTTGGCGATTACACCATCACCAAAGGCGATCGCCGAGGGGTGGTGCTCTACCGGGCTGGCCTCGGGGTAGCGGCGGTTGCTTTTGGTATAGGCAGTGCGATCGCGCTGTTCTTCAGCCAAAACCCCACTCTGGTGCAGGCTATCAGCCCGCTCTATACAGTGTTTTGGTTAGGGCTGGGGCTAAGCCTGGCTACTATTCACATCTATCTGGTGCCCCTGCACCGGCTGTTGCAGGTGTTTTGGCTGGGGGGAGGTGTGGCTACCCTAGTTCTCTCCCACGGTATCGATGGGCCATTAGCGCAGACGGTAATAGCACAACCCCAGGTGCTGTGGGGCATTGGCTTGACCTTCGTTGCCCTAACCGGCATTTTTTTCAAAGAAGCCTTTTGCTTCGATCGCCTGGAGACTAAATTGCTGACCCCGCTAGTGCCGTTACTGCTGCTAGGGCATCTGTTTGGCTGGCTCCCCCTAGCTATCAAACAAGGGCTGCTGGGGGCTTGGGCACTGTTGTTTCTGGTGTTTGCCCTACGCAAAGCGGTGCAGCCAATCGTGCCCGATATTGGTGATAAGTCGGTGTTTGAGTACCTAAAACAGCAACGTACTGCCCAGGGCTAG
- a CDS encoding GAF domain-containing protein: protein MSNLPITPSFGEGSPPLAKEATVALEAIAIPLWIVDQHQRWCFLNRACSPLLGRNLAALVGQRSTDVLPPTTAQELTEAGQRAIASGQDQTQAIAMADQTGQLRSLVTTTHIFLSASSEPLLLVTLQDLLPLQQVEQTLQRQSERERLLGAIAQHLLQSLNSEDLLQTTVNEVRRFLRIDWVLFYSFDSDDNGVVAESASSTLMAGRKLVESDLSFTPSDLTRYRQGDMDVIDNVATANLPPDCREKFAQAQVNACLIMPIVQGEAFYGLVCALNCSGPRPWASWEIETLREVSLQVGSAIKQARLYNQVQQLNTDLEQQVAQRTEQLQTALEFEATLKRITDRVRDSLDVNQIMLTAVKELTEALDVKGSNTSLYDLEQGTSTIYYEYNSSSPSYQGRVAQMEAFPEVYHQLLDGQYFQFCSVEPNPVRGYVAMLACPVVDDRGVLGDLWLINDRDYGFNDIEIRLVQQVANQCAIAIRQARLYQAAQSQVAELERLNTLKDDFLSTVSHELRTPVTSMRVALQLLGVTLNQEFDLTADLGKPKAERTRIGRYYSILQEECEREISLINDLLDLQRLDVGNHPMQPEPIWLDTWLTGWIDSFVTRAKSRDQTLSLEAAPALPVVYSDLASLERVLAELLNNACKYTPPGESITLAVSATATTAGEQVCLAITNTGVTIPPEERTRIFDKFYRVPSADPWKQGGTGLGLALVKKLVLHLGGDVEVTSDRNQTCFAVTLPTQPTQPTLPTLTR from the coding sequence ATGTCTAATCTACCTATTACCCCCTCGTTTGGGGAAGGGTCGCCCCCCCTTGCGAAGGAAGCCACTGTGGCGCTAGAGGCGATCGCGATTCCCCTGTGGATTGTCGATCAGCACCAGCGTTGGTGCTTTCTCAATCGAGCCTGTAGCCCCTTGCTAGGACGTAATTTGGCGGCTCTAGTCGGTCAGCGGAGCACCGATGTGTTGCCCCCAACCACAGCCCAAGAGTTAACAGAGGCGGGGCAGCGGGCGATCGCCAGCGGCCAAGACCAGACCCAGGCGATCGCGATGGCTGACCAGACTGGGCAACTGCGCAGTCTAGTCACCACTACTCATATTTTTTTATCAGCTAGTAGCGAACCGTTGCTGCTTGTGACCTTGCAAGACTTGCTGCCCCTGCAACAGGTCGAACAAACGCTACAGCGCCAGTCAGAGCGGGAGCGGCTGCTAGGGGCGATCGCCCAGCACCTGTTACAGTCGCTTAACTCTGAGGACCTGCTGCAAACCACGGTCAACGAGGTGCGACGCTTCCTGCGGATTGATTGGGTTTTGTTTTACAGCTTTGACTCCGACGACAACGGCGTCGTGGCCGAGTCGGCTAGTAGCACCCTAATGGCAGGGAGGAAGTTAGTCGAAAGCGATTTGAGCTTTACCCCGTCTGACCTCACGCGTTATCGCCAGGGCGACATGGATGTAATTGACAACGTTGCGACAGCCAATCTACCCCCGGACTGCCGAGAAAAGTTTGCCCAGGCTCAGGTCAATGCCTGTCTGATTATGCCCATTGTCCAGGGAGAGGCTTTTTATGGCCTAGTGTGTGCCCTCAATTGCAGCGGCCCACGGCCCTGGGCATCTTGGGAAATTGAAACCCTGCGCGAGGTGTCGCTTCAGGTGGGCAGCGCGATTAAGCAGGCACGCCTCTACAACCAGGTGCAACAGCTCAACACTGACCTAGAGCAGCAAGTCGCTCAACGGACCGAACAGTTGCAAACGGCCCTGGAGTTTGAGGCCACCCTAAAGCGGATTACTGACCGGGTGCGTGACAGCCTGGATGTGAACCAGATTATGCTGACGGCAGTGAAAGAGCTGACCGAAGCCCTGGATGTAAAGGGCTCAAACACCTCCCTATACGATCTGGAGCAGGGCACCTCGACAATTTATTACGAGTACAACAGCTCAAGCCCGTCATACCAGGGGCGCGTGGCCCAGATGGAGGCCTTCCCGGAGGTGTACCACCAGCTGCTGGACGGGCAGTATTTTCAGTTCTGTTCGGTGGAGCCGAACCCGGTGCGGGGCTATGTGGCCATGCTGGCCTGTCCGGTGGTCGATGACCGGGGGGTGCTGGGCGATCTGTGGCTGATTAACGATCGCGACTACGGCTTTAACGACATTGAAATTCGCTTAGTACAGCAGGTGGCAAATCAGTGTGCGATCGCCATTCGCCAAGCCCGTCTCTACCAGGCAGCCCAGTCTCAAGTGGCTGAGTTAGAACGGCTCAACACGCTCAAAGACGACTTTCTCAGCACTGTCTCCCACGAGCTACGCACGCCCGTCACCAGCATGCGAGTGGCGCTGCAATTGCTGGGAGTGACACTCAACCAAGAGTTTGACCTCACCGCTGACCTGGGCAAACCCAAGGCCGAACGGACGCGCATTGGCCGTTACTACAGCATTTTGCAGGAGGAGTGCGAGCGCGAAATTAGCCTGATCAACGATCTGCTCGACTTGCAGCGGCTCGATGTGGGCAACCACCCCATGCAGCCCGAACCGATCTGGCTCGATACCTGGCTAACCGGGTGGATCGACAGCTTTGTCACCCGCGCCAAAAGCCGTGATCAAACCCTGAGCCTAGAGGCGGCACCGGCCCTGCCCGTGGTATACAGCGACCTAGCTAGCCTAGAGCGGGTGCTGGCAGAATTGCTCAACAACGCTTGTAAGTACACCCCGCCGGGAGAATCAATCACCCTCGCCGTGTCGGCCACCGCCACCACAGCCGGGGAGCAAGTGTGCCTAGCCATCACCAACACCGGGGTGACGATTCCTCCAGAGGAGAGAACCCGCATTTTTGATAAGTTTTACCGGGTGCCCAGCGCTGATCCCTGGAAGCAGGGGGGCACAGGCCTAGGCCTAGCTCTGGTGAAAAAGCTAGTGCTGCACCTGGGTGGCGATGTTGAAGTGACCAGCGACAGGAACCAAACCTGTTTTGCCGTTACCCTGCCAACCCAGCCGACCCAGCCGACCCTGCCGACCCTGACCCGATAG
- the rplS gene encoding 50S ribosomal protein L19: MNAEEIIRSIEAEQLKTDLPTIYVGDTIRVGVRIQEGGKERIQPYEGTVIAMRNGGINRSITVRKIFQGVGVERVFLLHAPKVASITVLRRGKARRAKLYYLRDRVGKATRLKQRFDRPIN; the protein is encoded by the coding sequence ATGAACGCAGAGGAAATCATCCGCTCGATTGAAGCGGAGCAGTTAAAGACTGACCTCCCTACCATTTACGTCGGCGACACCATCCGTGTTGGCGTGCGCATTCAGGAGGGCGGTAAAGAGCGGATCCAGCCTTACGAGGGCACCGTCATTGCCATGCGCAACGGCGGTATCAATCGTTCCATCACGGTACGAAAGATTTTCCAAGGGGTTGGGGTAGAGCGGGTGTTCCTGCTCCACGCGCCTAAAGTGGCCAGCATTACTGTGCTGCGTCGGGGTAAGGCTCGCCGGGCCAAGCTCTACTATCTTCGCGATCGCGTGGGCAAAGCAACTCGCTTAAAGCAGCGTTTCGATCGCCCGATCAACTAG